A single genomic interval of Spirosoma linguale DSM 74 harbors:
- a CDS encoding DNA gyrase, B subunit (KEGG: gsu:GSU0003 DNA gyrase, B subunit~TIGRFAM: DNA gyrase, B subunit~PFAM: DNA topoisomerase type IIA subunit B region 2 domain protein; DNA gyrase subunit B domain protein; TOPRIM domain protein; ATP-binding region ATPase domain protein~SMART: DNA topoisomerase II; ATP-binding region ATPase domain protein), with protein sequence MTNELIEADAPVDTTKSNYGADNIQVLEGLEAVRKRPSMYIGDVGIRGLHHLIWEVVDNSIDEALAGYCDKISVTINPDNSITVQDNGRGIPTGINTKMGKSALEIAMTILHAGGKFDKDTYKVSGGLHGVGVSCVNALSTDVRVEVHREGKIFEQEYKIGVPQYDVRVIGEATDTGTTTHFKPDASIFTETVYKYDTVAGRLRELAYLNKGIHIFLKDMREVDETGEPVRQDDFFSEGGLIEFVEFLDETRPALDGMKPIYMENTKGATPVQVALVYNYEAGENVLSYVNNINTHEGGTHVQGFRSALTRVLKNYADKNPGVLPKNSGKVTFSGEDFRKGLTAVISVKVQEPQFEGQTKTKLGNQDVVSAVSQTMADLLETWLEENPKTAQGIVKKVLVSAQARIAADLAYKRIMTERKDFMGGMGLPGKLADCSDTDPEKCELYLVEGDSAGGTAKQGRNRAFQAILPLRGKILNVEKAMEHKIYENEEIKNIWTALGVRLEKKDDETVMNLDKLRYHKIIIMTDADVDGSHIRTLILTLFYRNMKALIDNGYIYIAQPPLYLVKKGKEERYCWTEAQREAAVKELAGSGREENVGVQRYKGLGEMNAEQLWSTTMNPDTRSLKVVTVESAADADHVFSTLMGDEVAPRREFIERNAKYARVDV encoded by the coding sequence ATGACCAACGAACTAATTGAAGCAGACGCTCCCGTTGACACAACCAAGAGCAACTATGGTGCTGATAATATCCAGGTTTTAGAAGGCCTGGAAGCCGTTCGCAAACGGCCATCCATGTACATCGGCGACGTAGGTATACGTGGTCTTCACCACCTCATTTGGGAAGTTGTTGATAACTCCATTGACGAAGCGCTGGCGGGCTACTGCGATAAGATTAGCGTTACAATCAATCCCGATAACTCCATTACGGTACAGGACAATGGCCGTGGTATTCCAACGGGCATTAACACCAAAATGGGCAAGTCGGCGCTCGAAATTGCCATGACGATCCTACACGCTGGTGGCAAGTTCGATAAAGACACGTATAAAGTTTCCGGAGGTTTGCACGGTGTCGGTGTTTCCTGCGTCAACGCCCTTTCGACCGACGTACGTGTTGAGGTTCACCGCGAAGGCAAAATCTTCGAGCAGGAGTATAAAATTGGCGTTCCCCAGTACGATGTCCGCGTCATTGGTGAAGCTACTGATACGGGTACAACAACGCATTTCAAGCCAGATGCCAGCATCTTCACCGAAACCGTTTACAAGTATGATACCGTTGCCGGCCGCCTGCGCGAACTGGCTTATTTGAATAAGGGTATTCATATCTTCCTCAAGGATATGCGTGAAGTCGACGAAACGGGTGAACCTGTTCGTCAGGATGATTTCTTTTCTGAAGGCGGGCTGATCGAGTTTGTCGAGTTTCTCGATGAAACGCGGCCTGCTCTCGATGGAATGAAACCCATCTACATGGAAAACACTAAAGGCGCTACGCCCGTACAGGTTGCGCTGGTATACAACTACGAAGCCGGTGAGAACGTCTTATCGTACGTTAACAACATCAACACCCACGAAGGTGGTACGCACGTACAGGGCTTCCGCTCAGCGCTCACACGGGTGTTAAAAAACTACGCGGATAAAAATCCCGGTGTACTACCCAAAAATTCGGGTAAAGTAACGTTTAGCGGAGAGGATTTCCGGAAAGGCCTTACGGCGGTGATCTCGGTGAAAGTTCAGGAACCTCAGTTTGAAGGGCAGACTAAAACAAAGCTTGGTAACCAGGACGTGGTCAGCGCAGTAAGCCAGACCATGGCCGACCTGCTCGAAACATGGCTGGAAGAAAACCCTAAAACCGCTCAGGGCATTGTTAAGAAAGTCCTTGTTTCGGCTCAGGCGCGTATTGCGGCTGATCTGGCCTACAAGCGCATCATGACCGAGCGTAAGGACTTTATGGGTGGCATGGGCTTGCCCGGTAAACTTGCCGACTGCTCAGACACCGACCCGGAAAAATGTGAATTATACCTTGTAGAGGGTGACTCAGCGGGTGGAACGGCCAAACAGGGCCGCAACCGGGCGTTTCAGGCAATTTTGCCCCTCCGTGGTAAAATTCTGAACGTAGAGAAGGCCATGGAGCACAAAATCTACGAAAACGAAGAGATAAAGAACATCTGGACAGCCCTGGGTGTACGTCTTGAGAAAAAGGATGATGAGACCGTTATGAACCTGGATAAGCTCCGGTATCATAAAATCATCATCATGACCGATGCTGACGTAGATGGTAGCCACATCCGTACCCTCATTTTAACGCTGTTCTACCGCAACATGAAGGCGTTGATCGATAATGGCTACATCTACATTGCCCAGCCCCCGCTGTACCTGGTTAAGAAAGGTAAAGAAGAGCGCTATTGCTGGACCGAAGCCCAGCGTGAAGCTGCGGTAAAAGAACTGGCGGGCAGCGGCCGGGAAGAAAATGTTGGCGTACAACGCTACAAAGGGCTTGGTGAAATGAACGCCGAACAACTCTGGAGCACCACAATGAATCCCGATACCCGGTCGTTAAAAGTAGTGACCGTTGAGTCGGCGGCTGATGCCGACCACGTTTTCTCGACGCTGATGGGTGACGAAGTTGCCCCCAGACGAGAATTTATCGAACGAAACGCAAAATACGCCCGAGTGGATGTTTAA
- a CDS encoding AMP-dependent synthetase and ligase (PFAM: AMP-dependent synthetase and ligase~KEGG: maq:Maqu_2863 acyl-CoA synthetase), producing the protein MIQTKLIPRTTEAHEPPLLIKNLLAQSLKYEPQREIVYRDLFRMDYTRFNQRVRQLANVLTDLNVQPGDTVAVLDWDSHRYLECFLGVTSTGAILHTINIRLSPSQILYTMNHAQDKVVFIHEDFLPILAAIKPQLTTVETYVILSDKVYTGTSEINSLAELPEGFSGEYEALLKGASEQYEFPDFDENTWATTFYTTGTTGNPKGVYFSHRQLFMHTMGLLTYIIGYEAMPFKGSTDVYMPITPMFHVHAWGFPFLATMMSAKQVYPGRYEPEVLLKLLITEGVTLSHCVPTILNMLVSSPAAPKFKQNLSRWKVLIGGSALTKGLAKAATELGITVMSGYGMSETAPVMAVGYLNEQEKQLSPEEQIDLRTRAGRISPFIEMRLMDDDGNFVPHDGHSLGEIVARGPWLTQGYYEDPERGADLWKGGWLHTGDVASITPDYWVVIADRTKDVIKTGGEWVSSLDMEDVLSQIEGVAESAVIGLPDDRWGERPHAIIVQKPGYTLQAEGIKAGLQAKVERGELHKWYVPDRIVFVTEIPKTSVGKIDKKKIRSEMKELILGK; encoded by the coding sequence ATGATTCAGACAAAGCTCATCCCCCGCACTACCGAAGCTCACGAGCCCCCTTTACTTATAAAAAACCTGCTCGCGCAGTCACTCAAGTATGAGCCTCAGCGCGAAATAGTCTACCGGGATCTTTTCCGAATGGATTACACTCGGTTTAATCAGCGTGTCAGGCAACTCGCGAACGTCCTGACCGATCTGAACGTACAACCGGGCGACACAGTAGCTGTCCTCGACTGGGATAGCCACCGATATCTTGAATGCTTTTTGGGTGTAACCAGTACCGGGGCCATACTGCACACGATAAATATCCGGCTTTCGCCGTCGCAGATTCTGTATACAATGAATCACGCTCAGGACAAGGTCGTTTTCATCCACGAAGATTTCCTTCCGATCCTGGCCGCCATAAAACCTCAACTAACCACCGTTGAAACGTATGTTATACTCAGTGATAAAGTATACACCGGTACCTCGGAGATTAACTCACTTGCCGAATTACCGGAGGGCTTTTCGGGCGAATACGAAGCTTTGCTAAAAGGAGCTTCGGAGCAGTACGAATTTCCGGACTTCGACGAGAATACCTGGGCAACCACCTTCTACACAACCGGAACGACAGGCAATCCGAAAGGTGTCTATTTTTCACACCGGCAATTGTTCATGCATACGATGGGCCTCCTGACATATATCATCGGTTACGAAGCCATGCCATTTAAAGGCTCTACGGATGTTTATATGCCCATTACACCTATGTTTCACGTACATGCGTGGGGATTTCCATTTCTGGCAACGATGATGTCAGCAAAGCAGGTTTATCCCGGCCGATATGAACCGGAAGTGCTGCTTAAATTGCTCATCACCGAAGGCGTGACCCTGTCCCATTGTGTACCTACCATCCTGAATATGCTGGTGAGTAGCCCGGCCGCACCCAAATTTAAACAGAACCTTAGTCGGTGGAAAGTGCTTATTGGTGGCTCGGCCCTCACAAAAGGGCTTGCCAAAGCCGCAACAGAACTGGGCATTACGGTCATGTCAGGCTACGGCATGTCAGAAACAGCTCCGGTTATGGCAGTCGGTTATTTAAATGAGCAGGAAAAACAACTATCGCCGGAGGAGCAGATTGACCTACGGACTCGTGCCGGGCGGATATCGCCATTTATTGAGATGCGGCTGATGGATGACGACGGCAATTTCGTTCCACATGATGGCCATTCACTGGGTGAAATTGTAGCCCGTGGCCCCTGGCTCACCCAGGGCTATTACGAAGATCCCGAACGAGGTGCTGACCTCTGGAAAGGCGGCTGGCTTCATACAGGCGATGTAGCCAGTATCACGCCCGACTATTGGGTAGTAATTGCTGATCGCACCAAAGACGTGATTAAGACCGGGGGTGAATGGGTATCTTCGCTGGATATGGAAGATGTTCTGTCGCAGATCGAAGGGGTAGCTGAATCGGCTGTTATCGGCTTGCCGGACGACCGCTGGGGTGAGCGTCCACATGCAATTATTGTTCAGAAGCCAGGTTACACCCTACAGGCCGAAGGCATAAAAGCAGGTTTACAGGCTAAAGTTGAACGGGGCGAACTGCACAAATGGTATGTTCCCGACCGTATAGTTTTTGTTACAGAAATTCCTAAAACCAGCGTTGGTAAAATTGACAAAAAGAAGATACGCAGCGAGATGAAAGAGCTAATTTTGGGAAAATAA
- a CDS encoding ATP-dependent metalloprotease FtsH (KEGG: hypothetical protein; K08956 AFG3 family protein~TIGRFAM: ATP-dependent metalloprotease FtsH~PFAM: peptidase M41; peptidase M41 FtsH extracellular; AAA ATPase central domain protein; ATPase associated with various cellular activities AAA_5~SMART: AAA ATPase), with amino-acid sequence MAENNNRNPLVPRGGPRKPNFQGWIVALLIAAILGITFFNRSSATQEISQKQFERMVKDHEVAEAIVVNDKIAEVTLTQQAAQSPRYKNRFADKPYFGNNQGPHFQFQIASGETFKKDLDQLQQGQPDNEKIDLKFETRSDFGSIISTWGFLIVMILAMYFLLGRMSGAGGPGGQIFNIGKSKAALFDADNKVKITFNDVAGLDEAKEEIKEIVDYLKNPTKFTKLGAKIPKGALLIGPPGTGKTLLAKAVAGEAGVPFFSLSGSDFVEMFVGVGAARVRDLFKQAKEKAPCIIFIDEIDAVGRSRGRGSMPGANDERENTLNSLLVEMDGFATDSGIIILAATNRPDVLDSALQRPGRFDRQISIDKPDIIGREAIFRVHLKPIKLAADVDPKELAAQTPGFAGAEIANVCNEAALIAARSDKEAVDMKDFQDAMDRVIGGLEKKNKIISPEEKEIVAYHEAGHAVAGWYLEHADPLVKVTIVPRGVAALGYAQYLPREQYLYRTEQLMDEMCMALGGRASEDLIFGKVSTGALSDLERITKLAYSMVTMYGMNDKIGNVSFYDSKQSDYNFNKPYSEETAKHIDDEVRKIVSLAYERTKNLLTEHRDALEILAKELLEKEILYQNDLVRLIGKRPFERETVYQAYKNKGVAEEVKEEIGKESKPAETEPESLPI; translated from the coding sequence ATGGCAGAAAATAATAATAGAAATCCGTTAGTACCCCGTGGTGGGCCACGTAAACCCAATTTCCAGGGCTGGATTGTTGCGTTGCTGATTGCCGCTATTCTTGGCATTACGTTCTTTAACAGAAGTTCGGCTACCCAGGAAATCTCGCAGAAGCAGTTTGAGCGTATGGTGAAAGATCATGAGGTCGCCGAGGCTATTGTCGTTAATGACAAGATCGCCGAAGTGACGCTTACGCAACAAGCCGCTCAGAGTCCCAGATACAAGAATCGATTTGCCGATAAGCCCTATTTTGGGAACAACCAGGGACCCCATTTTCAGTTTCAGATTGCCTCTGGCGAAACGTTCAAAAAGGATTTGGACCAACTTCAGCAAGGGCAACCCGACAATGAAAAAATCGACCTTAAGTTCGAAACCAGAAGTGACTTTGGCAGCATCATCAGTACCTGGGGTTTCCTGATCGTGATGATACTGGCCATGTATTTCCTGCTCGGACGTATGTCTGGAGCCGGTGGGCCTGGAGGGCAGATTTTCAACATTGGAAAATCTAAAGCTGCCCTGTTCGATGCTGATAACAAGGTAAAGATCACGTTCAACGATGTTGCCGGCCTTGACGAAGCAAAGGAGGAGATCAAAGAAATTGTTGATTATCTCAAGAATCCAACCAAGTTCACGAAGCTGGGTGCAAAAATTCCTAAAGGTGCTTTGCTCATAGGCCCTCCGGGTACAGGTAAAACCCTGCTGGCAAAAGCCGTTGCTGGCGAAGCGGGTGTTCCCTTCTTCTCCCTGTCGGGTTCTGACTTCGTTGAGATGTTCGTTGGTGTGGGTGCGGCACGGGTGCGCGACCTGTTTAAGCAGGCAAAAGAGAAAGCACCTTGTATCATCTTTATCGATGAGATTGATGCGGTAGGGCGTTCACGTGGTCGTGGTTCTATGCCCGGTGCAAATGATGAGCGGGAAAACACCCTCAACTCATTACTCGTGGAAATGGATGGCTTTGCCACCGACTCGGGTATCATTATTTTGGCTGCAACCAACCGCCCTGATGTACTGGACTCCGCCTTGCAGCGTCCAGGCCGTTTTGACCGTCAGATCAGCATCGACAAGCCGGATATTATTGGCCGCGAAGCTATCTTCCGGGTCCATTTAAAGCCGATCAAACTGGCTGCTGATGTTGATCCTAAAGAGCTGGCAGCTCAAACCCCCGGTTTTGCGGGTGCAGAAATTGCCAACGTTTGTAACGAGGCTGCTCTTATTGCTGCTCGTAGTGATAAAGAAGCTGTTGATATGAAAGACTTCCAGGATGCGATGGATCGTGTGATTGGTGGTCTGGAAAAGAAGAACAAGATCATATCTCCGGAGGAAAAAGAGATCGTAGCCTATCACGAAGCTGGTCACGCAGTGGCAGGCTGGTACCTTGAACATGCCGACCCCCTCGTAAAAGTGACGATTGTACCGCGTGGTGTAGCTGCGCTGGGATATGCTCAGTATTTACCTCGCGAACAGTACCTGTACCGTACTGAGCAGCTTATGGACGAGATGTGTATGGCGTTAGGTGGCCGTGCTTCCGAAGATCTGATCTTTGGTAAAGTATCTACCGGTGCGCTAAGCGATTTGGAGCGAATTACCAAACTCGCTTATAGCATGGTGACGATGTATGGCATGAACGATAAAATTGGTAACGTATCTTTCTACGATTCCAAACAGTCGGATTATAACTTCAACAAGCCTTACTCGGAAGAAACGGCCAAGCACATTGATGATGAAGTTCGTAAAATCGTTAGCCTAGCTTATGAGCGTACGAAAAATCTGTTGACTGAGCACCGCGATGCCCTGGAAATTCTGGCTAAAGAGTTACTTGAAAAAGAGATTCTTTATCAAAATGACTTGGTTCGTCTGATCGGTAAGCGTCCATTCGAGCGTGAAACGGTTTATCAGGCTTACAAGAACAAAGGAGTAGCTGAAGAAGTGAAGGAAGAGATCGGCAAGGAGTCGAAACCTGCCGAAACGGAACCAGAATCGCTTCCTATTTGA
- a CDS encoding Na+ dependent nucleoside transporter domain protein (PFAM: Na+ dependent nucleoside transporter domain protein; nucleoside recognition domain protein; Na+ dependent nucleoside transporter~KEGG: hap:HAPS_1220 transport system nucleoside permease) produces MERFTGLLGIVLILGIAYALSDNRKAINYRTVGVGLALQFGLAVFVLKTDVGQRLFQGLGYYVDRLLQKANIGAEFVFSSLVRPDILTRAFGPENSFIFFFKVVPTIIFVAVLVNIFYHLGIMQRIVAVMAKAMKWLMGVSGAEALSNVASTFVGQVEAQIMIKPYLNGMTNSELLASMTGSFACIAGGVLAVYISLGVPAPYLLAASIMAAPGALVISKIVMPETQVSETQGTVKVEIKKIYANLLDAIAAGASEGLKVGFNVVAMLIGFIALIALIDSLMFRIGFYIFNVDFLSLNYLLGKLFSLFAWAMGVPAKDIEAAGALMGTKMVVNEFVAYLDLVKIKQTLDPKTIAIVSFALCGFANFSSIAIQVGGIGELAPKRRSDLARIGFKALICGTLASYMSATIAGLLL; encoded by the coding sequence ATGGAGCGTTTTACCGGCCTACTAGGCATTGTTTTAATTCTGGGTATTGCTTATGCCCTTTCTGATAATCGTAAAGCCATTAATTATCGTACTGTTGGGGTAGGGCTTGCGCTTCAATTTGGTCTGGCTGTTTTCGTCTTAAAAACGGACGTTGGACAGCGTCTCTTTCAGGGTCTTGGCTATTATGTTGATCGATTGCTTCAAAAAGCCAATATTGGTGCCGAGTTCGTTTTCTCCTCTTTGGTGAGACCGGATATACTTACAAGAGCTTTTGGCCCCGAGAACAGCTTTATTTTCTTCTTCAAGGTTGTTCCAACCATCATTTTTGTAGCCGTTTTGGTCAACATTTTTTATCACCTTGGCATCATGCAGCGCATCGTGGCGGTGATGGCCAAAGCCATGAAATGGTTGATGGGCGTGAGTGGAGCCGAAGCGTTGTCCAACGTTGCCAGTACATTTGTTGGGCAGGTAGAAGCGCAGATCATGATTAAGCCGTACCTCAATGGCATGACCAATTCTGAACTACTCGCCAGCATGACCGGTTCGTTTGCTTGTATAGCCGGGGGTGTACTAGCGGTTTACATTTCTTTGGGCGTGCCTGCCCCTTACCTACTGGCGGCCAGCATTATGGCTGCACCGGGGGCGTTGGTAATTAGCAAGATTGTAATGCCGGAAACGCAGGTATCAGAAACCCAGGGAACGGTTAAAGTTGAAATCAAAAAAATCTACGCGAACCTGCTCGATGCCATTGCCGCTGGTGCTAGCGAAGGGCTTAAAGTAGGGTTTAATGTAGTGGCCATGCTGATCGGTTTTATCGCTCTGATCGCACTGATCGATAGCCTGATGTTTCGCATAGGTTTCTACATTTTCAACGTCGATTTTCTGAGCCTTAACTACCTGCTTGGCAAACTTTTCTCTCTGTTTGCCTGGGCAATGGGCGTACCAGCGAAAGACATCGAAGCCGCTGGTGCCCTGATGGGGACGAAAATGGTGGTTAATGAATTTGTTGCGTATCTGGACTTAGTGAAGATAAAGCAGACGCTTGACCCTAAAACAATCGCTATCGTCAGCTTTGCTCTGTGTGGCTTTGCCAACTTTAGTTCGATTGCCATTCAGGTCGGGGGCATTGGCGAACTAGCGCCAAAACGCCGGAGCGATCTGGCGCGCATTGGCTTCAAAGCACTTATTTGCGGTACGCTGGCAAGTTATATGTCGGCTACCATCGCTGGATTGCTTTTGTAG
- a CDS encoding phosphodiesterase, MJ0936 family (TIGRFAM: phosphodiesterase, MJ0936 family~PFAM: metallophosphoesterase~KEGG: acp:A2cp1_2449 phosphodiesterase, MJ0936 family) — MTRIGFLSDTHSYLDPQVFTHFEACDEVWHAGDVGNMEVADALKRFRPLRIVCGNIDNESIELPLNQRFTLEGFDIWMTHIGGTPPNYNPTTRPQLKASRPDIFICGHSHILKVVRDPAMNNLLFMNPGAAGKTGFHKMRTVLRFSLDAGRILDMQVIELGKK; from the coding sequence ATGACCCGCATCGGATTTTTATCGGACACCCATAGCTATCTGGACCCTCAGGTTTTCACTCATTTTGAAGCTTGCGATGAGGTCTGGCATGCTGGCGATGTTGGCAATATGGAGGTCGCCGATGCCTTAAAACGCTTTCGCCCTTTACGAATTGTATGTGGTAACATTGACAACGAATCAATTGAGTTACCCTTAAACCAACGTTTTACGCTGGAAGGGTTCGACATCTGGATGACACACATTGGCGGAACTCCCCCCAATTACAATCCAACCACGCGCCCACAACTCAAGGCAAGTCGACCCGATATTTTCATCTGTGGCCATTCGCATATTCTTAAAGTTGTTCGCGATCCAGCCATGAATAATTTACTGTTCATGAATCCTGGCGCAGCTGGCAAAACGGGCTTTCACAAAATGCGCACCGTTTTACGCTTTTCGCTCGACGCCGGTCGTATTCTGGACATGCAGGTTATTGAGCTGGGTAAAAAGTAA
- a CDS encoding Polyphosphate kinase (PFAM: Polyphosphate kinase~KEGG: nis:NIS_0328 polyphosphate kinase), giving the protein MRYSLNSNRNILGNLVSRFTNKQANTPAQGTDKMAKVSEKVTSVIDQSNYLSRDLSWLKFNERVLDQARDTKPPLSNRTLMERLKFLAISASNMDEFFMIRVGSLYNYLDYHKQRVDYSGLREVPFRKALYTTAHKFFREQQTVFSEQLLPLFAENGLQLLTHSSLTAEEQAEATNYFDRAIYPTLTPMLYDYTHTFPVLLAKVLIFGVVTQNPDDVEIKSLRAEDEDERQRLSFVQIPANLPRFLSFEREDTIVFIPIEEIVRHNIKKLYRNVEILSVNLFRITRNGDFTLDENDDDEVDFIDEVRQKIKNRRLGRVTRVEIETEGSAAGSQSTISSPWMLNLLKKRWEIDDLNIFESHTLLDFSSLWQIIGNPEFKDDMPLPHAPVQPLGVGRDKTDDIFELIKQRDLLLHHPYNNFEPVLQLLEQAAEDPNVLAIKITVYRLAKRSRITEALLKAAENGKHVSVLFEVKARFDEENNIREAQRLQKAGCFVIYGISRFKTHTKLLLVVRNEGSRVVRYAHMATGNYNEDTSKLYTDIGLLTTNETYTHDISEFFNVITGHSVPNEYQYLITAPRDMREQLLRLIRLEAENAKHGLPSGICIKVNSLEDKLVIDELYQASQAGVPIRLIVRSICCLRPHRAGLSDNITVRSIVGDFLEHTRIYYFHNNGDPKVYGGSADVMVRSFDRRIESLFYLADPRVKQQAILILKYNLRDNVNAYELKEDGDFKKCEVPTGGEPFSIHQRFFEITEKEVMDARLFDGELKPAEVAQIEEEYQEGAERAIANI; this is encoded by the coding sequence ATGCGTTATTCCCTAAACTCAAACCGAAATATATTGGGTAATTTGGTTTCCCGTTTCACCAATAAACAGGCCAATACGCCTGCCCAGGGGACAGATAAAATGGCAAAAGTTAGCGAAAAGGTTACCAGCGTCATCGATCAGAGTAATTACCTGAGTCGTGATTTAAGTTGGCTCAAATTTAATGAGCGCGTTCTGGACCAGGCCCGTGATACGAAGCCACCGCTAAGCAATCGTACCCTTATGGAGCGGCTGAAGTTTCTGGCTATTTCCGCTTCGAATATGGACGAGTTCTTTATGATTCGTGTGGGTAGTCTGTATAACTATCTCGACTATCATAAACAACGCGTCGATTACTCAGGGCTGCGCGAAGTACCGTTTCGGAAAGCGCTGTATACAACCGCTCATAAGTTCTTCCGGGAACAGCAAACCGTTTTTTCAGAACAGCTATTACCGCTTTTTGCTGAAAATGGCCTTCAGTTGCTAACGCATTCCAGCCTTACTGCCGAAGAACAGGCTGAAGCAACTAATTACTTCGATCGGGCCATTTACCCCACGCTGACGCCAATGCTGTATGATTACACGCATACATTTCCGGTGTTGCTGGCTAAAGTGCTTATTTTCGGTGTTGTCACCCAGAATCCGGACGACGTCGAGATCAAGAGTTTACGGGCTGAAGACGAAGACGAACGGCAACGGCTTTCGTTCGTCCAGATTCCGGCCAACCTTCCCCGTTTTTTGTCCTTTGAACGAGAGGATACTATTGTTTTTATCCCGATTGAAGAAATAGTCCGGCACAATATCAAAAAACTGTACCGTAACGTCGAAATCTTGTCGGTGAACCTGTTTCGCATTACCCGAAATGGTGATTTTACACTGGATGAGAACGACGACGATGAGGTTGATTTCATCGATGAAGTCAGGCAGAAAATAAAAAACCGGCGCCTGGGCCGGGTTACCCGGGTTGAAATCGAAACCGAAGGCAGTGCTGCTGGCAGTCAATCTACGATCAGTTCCCCCTGGATGCTGAATCTGTTGAAGAAACGCTGGGAAATCGATGATTTGAACATTTTCGAATCGCACACCCTCCTCGACTTTTCGTCCCTGTGGCAAATCATCGGTAATCCGGAATTTAAAGACGACATGCCCCTCCCCCACGCACCGGTGCAGCCACTTGGGGTAGGCCGCGACAAAACCGATGATATTTTTGAGCTGATCAAGCAGCGTGATCTGCTGCTGCACCATCCGTACAACAATTTTGAACCGGTACTTCAGTTGCTGGAACAAGCGGCCGAAGATCCAAATGTACTGGCTATCAAGATCACGGTTTACCGCTTGGCCAAACGCTCCCGCATTACCGAAGCCCTGCTGAAAGCCGCCGAAAACGGCAAACACGTTTCTGTACTGTTTGAAGTAAAGGCGCGTTTTGATGAGGAAAATAACATCCGGGAAGCCCAGCGGCTACAGAAGGCGGGATGCTTCGTCATATATGGCATCAGTCGCTTTAAAACGCATACCAAATTACTGCTCGTTGTTCGAAATGAAGGCAGCCGCGTGGTGCGCTATGCCCATATGGCTACGGGTAACTACAACGAAGATACCTCGAAGCTCTACACCGACATTGGGCTGCTCACCACGAACGAAACCTATACGCACGACATCTCGGAGTTTTTCAACGTAATCACAGGACACTCGGTACCCAACGAATACCAATACCTGATTACGGCTCCCCGCGACATGCGTGAACAGTTGCTGCGACTAATTCGCCTGGAGGCCGAAAACGCAAAACATGGCCTGCCAAGCGGCATCTGCATTAAGGTCAACTCGCTGGAAGACAAACTGGTTATTGACGAGCTGTACCAGGCGTCGCAGGCGGGCGTACCAATCCGGCTCATTGTTCGAAGTATCTGTTGTTTGCGGCCTCATCGTGCCGGGCTCAGTGACAATATTACGGTTCGTTCCATTGTGGGTGATTTTCTGGAGCATACCCGAATTTATTACTTCCATAACAACGGCGATCCGAAAGTATATGGAGGAAGCGCCGATGTAATGGTTCGTAGCTTCGACCGGCGCATTGAATCGTTATTCTACCTGGCCGATCCACGCGTAAAACAGCAGGCAATTTTAATCCTGAAATACAACCTTCGGGATAATGTCAACGCTTACGAACTGAAAGAGGACGGCGATTTCAAGAAATGTGAAGTGCCAACCGGGGGCGAGCCCTTCAGCATCCACCAGCGTTTCTTCGAAATTACGGAAAAGGAAGTGATGGATGCCCGCCTTTTCGACGGTGAGCTTAAGCCTGCAGAGGTGGCTCAAATTGAGGAAGAGTATCAGGAAGGCGCCGAACGCGCTATTGCTAATATTTAA